In Mycobacteriales bacterium, the following proteins share a genomic window:
- a CDS encoding SigE family RNA polymerase sigma factor — MGTDRDEEFTAFAAAATPALLRTAYLLCLDRALAEDLTQTALARLYVAWPRLARRGELHGYARQVVVRAFVDERRRPWRRERATADLPDHAGAEPYGDVDERDRLRRAVATLPRRQRAVVVLRVWDDLSVAQTATALGISEGAVKSQLSRALDALRATLADTTEAGR; from the coding sequence ATGGGCACGGACCGGGACGAGGAGTTCACCGCCTTCGCGGCGGCGGCCACACCGGCGCTGCTGCGGACGGCGTACCTGCTCTGCCTCGACCGTGCCCTCGCGGAGGACCTGACGCAGACCGCGCTCGCGCGGCTCTACGTCGCGTGGCCGCGGCTGGCGCGGCGCGGCGAGCTGCACGGCTACGCCCGGCAGGTGGTGGTGCGGGCGTTCGTTGACGAACGCCGCCGCCCCTGGCGCCGGGAACGCGCCACCGCCGACCTGCCGGACCACGCCGGCGCCGAGCCGTACGGCGACGTGGACGAGCGGGACCGGCTGCGCCGGGCGGTGGCGACGCTGCCGCGCCGGCAGCGCGCGGTGGTGGTGCTGCGGGTGTGGGACGACCTGTCGGTGGCGCAGACCGCGACGGCGCTGGGCATCTCGGAGGGCGCCGTGAAGTCGCAGCTCTCCCGCGCGCTGGACGCGTTGCGCGCCACCCTGGCCGACACGACGGAGGCGGGACGATGA
- the ruvA gene encoding Holliday junction branch migration protein RuvA: MIASVRGRVASVHPDSAVVEVGGVGMLVQCAPGTIATLRVGQETTLHTALVVREESLTLYGFATADERATFELLQTASGVGPRLAQSILAVHSPDAVRRAVATEDLGALTLVPGIGRKGAQRIVLELRDRLGEPEATGAAALGTDAANAVRSQVRDALVSLGYAAREADEAARALPADVEDGDVGVALKTALRSLGRR, encoded by the coding sequence GTGATCGCCTCCGTCCGCGGCCGGGTCGCGTCGGTGCACCCGGACAGCGCGGTGGTCGAGGTCGGCGGCGTCGGCATGCTCGTGCAGTGCGCGCCCGGCACCATCGCGACGTTGCGCGTCGGCCAGGAGACGACGCTGCACACCGCGCTGGTGGTGCGCGAGGAGAGCCTGACGCTGTACGGCTTCGCCACGGCCGACGAGCGCGCGACGTTCGAGCTGCTCCAGACCGCGAGCGGCGTCGGGCCGCGGCTGGCGCAGAGCATCCTCGCCGTCCACTCGCCGGACGCCGTACGCCGGGCGGTCGCGACGGAGGACCTCGGCGCCCTCACCCTCGTGCCGGGCATCGGCCGCAAGGGCGCCCAACGCATCGTGCTCGAGCTGCGCGACCGCTTGGGGGAGCCGGAGGCGACCGGTGCCGCCGCGCTCGGCACCGACGCCGCCAACGCCGTCCGGAGCCAGGTGCGCGACGCGCTGGTCAGCCTCGGCTACGCCGCCCGGGAGGCCGACGAGGCCGCCCGCGCGCTGCCGGCCGACGTGGAGGACGGCGACGTCGGGGTGGCGTTGAAGACGGCGCTGCGGTCGCTGGGGCGCCGGTGA
- a CDS encoding YebC/PmpR family DNA-binding transcriptional regulator gives MSGHSKWATTKHQKAAKDAKRGKAFAKLIKTIEVAARTGGGDPNGNPTLADAIVKARKESVPLDNIERAVKRGSGELADGVSYESIMYEGYAPGGVAVLVECLTDNRNRAASEVRTVFSRNGGNLADPGSVAYLFNRKGVAIVKGAGITEDDVLGAVLDAGAEEVNDLGDGTFEVVSEAGDVHAIRVALEAAGFEVDSADMTFLPSMSVTLDDDVAKKVLKLVDLLDDLDDVQNVWANFDVSDEVLESV, from the coding sequence GTGAGCGGCCACTCCAAGTGGGCCACCACCAAGCACCAGAAGGCGGCCAAGGACGCCAAGCGCGGCAAGGCGTTCGCCAAGCTGATCAAGACGATCGAGGTCGCGGCGCGCACCGGTGGCGGTGACCCCAACGGCAACCCGACCCTCGCCGACGCGATCGTCAAGGCGCGGAAGGAGTCGGTCCCGCTCGACAACATCGAGCGCGCGGTCAAGCGCGGCTCCGGCGAGCTCGCCGACGGCGTCAGCTACGAGTCGATCATGTACGAGGGGTACGCCCCCGGCGGCGTCGCCGTGCTGGTCGAGTGCCTCACCGACAACCGCAACCGCGCCGCCTCCGAGGTCCGCACGGTGTTCTCCCGCAACGGCGGGAACCTCGCCGACCCCGGCTCGGTCGCGTACCTGTTCAACCGCAAGGGCGTCGCGATCGTGAAGGGCGCCGGGATCACCGAGGACGACGTGCTCGGCGCGGTGCTGGACGCGGGCGCCGAGGAGGTCAACGACCTGGGTGACGGGACGTTCGAGGTCGTCTCGGAGGCGGGCGACGTGCACGCGATCCGGGTGGCGCTGGAGGCGGCCGGGTTCGAGGTCGACTCGGCGGACATGACGTTCCTGCCGTCGATGTCGGTGACGCTGGACGACGACGTCGCGAAGAAGGTGCTGAAGCTCGTCGACCTGCTCGACGACCTCGACGACGTGCAGAACGTCTGGGCCAACTTCGACGTCTCCGACGAGGTGCTGGAGAGCGTCTGA
- the pdxT gene encoding pyridoxal 5'-phosphate synthase glutaminase subunit PdxT, whose protein sequence is MTTVGVLALQGDVREHLASLRSAGVEAVEVRRAAELDAVDGLVVPGGESTTIGRLLTIFGLLEPLRARIAAGMPAYGSCAGMILLADRVLDGKPGQPTLGGLDVAVRRNAFGRQVDSFETDLAVAGVGGGPVHAVFIRAPWVEEAGPGVEVLAEAAGHPVAVRQGRLLATSFHPELTGDARVHELFVSML, encoded by the coding sequence GTGACGACCGTGGGTGTGCTCGCGTTGCAGGGCGACGTGCGGGAGCACCTGGCGTCGCTGCGTTCGGCCGGGGTCGAGGCGGTCGAGGTGCGCCGGGCGGCGGAGCTCGACGCGGTCGACGGGCTGGTCGTCCCGGGTGGCGAGTCGACCACGATCGGCCGGCTGCTCACGATCTTCGGCCTGCTCGAGCCGCTGCGCGCGCGGATCGCCGCCGGGATGCCGGCGTACGGCTCGTGCGCCGGGATGATCCTGCTCGCCGACCGCGTGCTCGACGGCAAGCCGGGGCAGCCGACGCTCGGCGGGCTGGACGTGGCGGTGCGGCGGAACGCGTTCGGGCGGCAGGTGGACTCGTTCGAGACCGACCTGGCCGTGGCCGGGGTCGGCGGCGGGCCGGTGCACGCGGTGTTCATCCGGGCGCCGTGGGTGGAGGAGGCGGGGCCGGGCGTCGAGGTGCTCGCGGAGGCCGCCGGGCACCCGGTCGCGGTGCGGCAGGGCCGGCTGCTGGCGACGTCGTTCCACCCGGAGCTGACCGGCGACGCCCGCGTGCACGAGCTGTTCGTCTCGATGCTGTGA
- the ruvB gene encoding Holliday junction branch migration DNA helicase RuvB, translating into MTEDALTPVGLPDERELEAGLRPRTLDEFVGQERVREQLSVVIESARLRGTAPDHLLFSGPPGLGKTSLAMIVAAEMGVPIRVTSGPAIERAGDLAAVLTAVAAGEVLFIDEVHRMSRPAEELLYGAMEDFRIDVVVGKGPGATAIQVPLEPFTLIGATTRSGLLTGPLRDRFGFVGRMEFYEPEELERVLARSARLLGVRIEDGGRAEIARRSRGTPRIANRLLRRVRDFAEVRGDGDVTEAVARAALTLYDVDLLGLDRLDRAVLDAVVRRFGGGPVGLGTVAVAVGEEPETVETVAEPFLVRAGLLARTPRGRVATPAAWAHLGLAPPPAGPTAGPTLFD; encoded by the coding sequence GTGACCGAGGACGCGCTGACCCCGGTCGGCCTGCCGGACGAGCGGGAGCTCGAGGCCGGGCTGCGGCCGCGCACGCTGGACGAGTTCGTCGGCCAGGAACGCGTCCGCGAGCAGCTCTCCGTCGTCATCGAGAGCGCCCGCCTGCGCGGCACCGCGCCCGACCACCTGCTGTTCTCCGGCCCGCCCGGGCTCGGCAAGACCAGCCTCGCGATGATCGTCGCCGCAGAGATGGGCGTGCCGATCCGCGTCACGAGCGGCCCCGCGATCGAACGCGCCGGCGACCTCGCGGCGGTCCTCACCGCCGTGGCGGCGGGCGAGGTGCTGTTCATCGACGAGGTGCACCGGATGTCCCGGCCCGCCGAGGAGCTGCTCTACGGCGCCATGGAGGACTTCCGCATCGACGTCGTGGTCGGCAAGGGGCCGGGCGCGACCGCGATCCAGGTGCCGTTGGAGCCGTTCACGCTGATCGGCGCGACGACCCGCAGCGGCCTGCTGACCGGGCCGTTGCGGGACCGGTTCGGCTTCGTGGGCCGGATGGAGTTCTACGAGCCGGAGGAGCTCGAACGCGTCCTCGCCCGCTCGGCGCGGCTGCTCGGCGTGCGCATCGAGGACGGCGGCCGGGCGGAGATCGCCCGGCGCTCGCGCGGCACCCCGCGCATCGCCAACCGGCTGCTGCGCCGGGTCCGCGACTTCGCGGAGGTGCGCGGCGACGGCGACGTGACGGAGGCGGTCGCGCGGGCGGCGTTGACGCTCTACGACGTCGACCTGCTCGGCCTGGACCGGCTGGACCGGGCGGTGCTCGACGCGGTGGTCCGCCGCTTCGGCGGCGGCCCGGTGGGGCTCGGCACGGTCGCGGTGGCCGTGGGGGAGGAGCCGGAGACCGTGGAGACGGTCGCGGAGCCATTCCTGGTGCGGGCGGGGCTGCTGGCGCGGACGCCG
- the ruvC gene encoding crossover junction endodeoxyribonuclease RuvC, whose amino-acid sequence MRVLGVDPGLTRCGLGVVDSGTGGRLHLVAVGVATTPATDDVATRLHVLATTVDAWIETHRPDVVAVERVFSQHNVRTVMGTAQAGAVAILGAARAGIPVVLHTPSEVKAAVTGNGRADKAQVATMVTRLLRLPAAPKPADAADALALAICQQWRGPAAERLARAKAAAR is encoded by the coding sequence ATGCGGGTGCTCGGGGTGGACCCCGGCCTGACCCGGTGCGGCCTCGGCGTGGTCGACAGCGGCACCGGCGGCCGGCTGCACCTCGTCGCGGTCGGCGTCGCGACGACGCCCGCGACCGACGACGTCGCGACGCGCCTGCACGTGCTCGCCACGACCGTCGACGCCTGGATCGAGACGCACCGGCCCGACGTGGTCGCGGTGGAGCGGGTGTTCAGCCAGCACAACGTCCGCACGGTCATGGGCACCGCGCAGGCGGGGGCGGTGGCGATCCTCGGCGCCGCCCGCGCCGGCATCCCCGTCGTGCTGCACACGCCCAGCGAGGTCAAGGCCGCCGTCACCGGCAACGGCCGCGCCGACAAGGCGCAGGTCGCCACGATGGTGACCCGGCTGCTGCGGCTCCCGGCCGCGCCGAAGCCCGCGGACGCCGCCGACGCGCTCGCGCTGGCGATCTGCCAGCAGTGGCGCGGACCCGCGGCCGAACGCCTCGCCCGCGCGAAGGCGGCCGCCCGGTGA